Proteins co-encoded in one Pyxidicoccus xibeiensis genomic window:
- the def gene encoding peptide deformylase — protein MARDIVIWPHKVLTSPTKPVTDFGPALQKLLEEMAESMKEAEGIGIAANQVGEPLRVALVGREDGTSFEIVNPQVLEKKEPVSLEEGCLSVPREWEKCPRFHRVKVRYQDRTGEWHELEAEGRLAHVLQHEIDHLDGHVFVDHLSGLKRTLILDRMKKLQKVKARQKD, from the coding sequence ATGGCTCGCGACATCGTCATCTGGCCCCACAAGGTTCTCACCTCGCCCACGAAGCCCGTGACGGACTTCGGCCCCGCCCTCCAGAAGCTGCTGGAGGAGATGGCCGAGTCAATGAAGGAAGCAGAGGGCATCGGCATCGCCGCCAACCAGGTAGGCGAGCCGCTGCGCGTGGCGTTGGTGGGACGCGAGGACGGTACGTCCTTCGAAATCGTCAATCCGCAGGTGTTGGAGAAGAAGGAGCCCGTGTCCCTGGAGGAGGGCTGCCTGTCCGTCCCCCGGGAGTGGGAGAAGTGCCCGCGCTTCCACCGGGTGAAGGTGCGCTATCAGGACAGGACGGGTGAGTGGCACGAGCTGGAGGCGGAAGGCCGGCTCGCGCACGTGCTGCAGCATGAAATCGACCACCTGGACGGGCATGTCTTCGTGGACCACCTGTCCGGCCTCAAGCGCACGCTCATCCTGGACCGCATGAAGAAGCTGCAGAAGGTGAAGGCCCGGCAGAAGGACTAG